A genomic segment from Dasypus novemcinctus isolate mDasNov1 chromosome X, mDasNov1.1.hap2, whole genome shotgun sequence encodes:
- the LOC101419036 gene encoding phosphoglycerate mutase 1-like — MAAYKLVLIRHSKSAGNLENRFSSWYDTDLSPTGHEEAKRGGQALRDAGYEFDICFTSVQKRAIRTLWTVLEAIDQMWLPVVRTWRLNERHYGGLTGLNKAETAAKHGEAQVKIWRRSYDVPPPPMEPDHPFYSNISKDRRYADLTEDQLPSCESLKDTIARALPFWNEEIVPQIKEGKRVLIAAHGNSLRGIVKHLEGLTEEAIMELNLPTGIPIV, encoded by the coding sequence ATGGCTGCCTACAAGTTGGTGCTGATCCGGCACAGCAAGAGTGCCGGGAACCTGGAGAACCGCTTCAGCAGTTGGTACGACACCGACCTGAGCCCAACGGGGCATGAGGAGGCGAAACGCGGCGGGCAGGCACTGCGAGATGCTGGCTATGAGTTTGACATCTGCTTCACCTCAGTGCAGAAGAGAGCAATCAGGACCCTGTGGACCGTGCTAGAAGCCATCGACCAGATGTGGCTGCCAGTAGTGAGGACTTGGCGCCTCAATGAACGGCACTACGGGGGTCTGACTGGCCTCAATAAAGCAGAAACTGCTGCCAAGCATGGCGAAGCCCAGGTTAAGATCTGGAGGCGCTCCTATGATGTCCCACCACCACCAATGGAGCCAGATCATCCCTTCTACAGCAACATCAGTAAGGATCGCAGGTATGCAGACCTCACTGAAGATCAGCTCCCCTCCTGTGAGAGTCTAAAGGACACTATTGCCAGAGCCCTGCCTTTTTGGAATGAAGAAATTGTTCCCCAGATCAAGGAGGGGAAACGGGTATTGATTGCAGCACATGGCAACAGTCTTCGGGGCATTGTCAAGCACCTGGAGGGTCTCACTGAAGAAGCTATCATGGAGCTGAACCTGCCCACTGGTATTCCCATTGTCTAA